Proteins encoded in a region of the Onychostoma macrolepis isolate SWU-2019 chromosome 20, ASM1243209v1, whole genome shotgun sequence genome:
- the cd164 gene encoding sialomucin core protein 24: MFWRLFFVTILLAVFGSLTSQGFAQDGACGPLKSCEECDNVTHCQWMKCSDILTCVNGSAENQTADCIRMNCTEPTSAPVPSVSPTTPNATINATTAAPTTAVVPTQNSTVTNVTSASTPPPSPSPSPSPSKSSTFDAASFIGGIVLVLGLQAVIFFLYKFCKSKDRNYHTL, translated from the exons ATGTTTTGGAGACTTTTCTTCGTGACAATATTACTAGCCGTCTTCGGGTCGTTGACAAGCCAGGGATTTGCGCAGG ATGGAGCCTGTGGTCCATTGAAATCTTGTGAAGAATGTGATAATGTCACTCACTGCCAGTGGATGAAGTGCTCAG ATATTCTGACGTGTGTTAACGGCAGTGCTGAGAACCAAACAGCCGACTGCATCAGAATGAACTGCACAg AGCCGACATCGGCCCCGGTCCCGTCAGTGAGCCCCACCACTCCAAACGCTACCATCAATG cTACTACGGCAGCCCCCACCACAGCAGTTGTTCCAACTCAAAACAGCACCGTCACAA ATGTCACGTCGGCTTCTActcctcctccttctccttctccttctccttctccaTCTAAATCATCCACATTTGATGCCGCCAGTTTCATCGGGGGAATTGTGTTAGTCCTTGGCCTTCAAGCAGTCATCTTTTTCCTTTACAAGTTCTGCAAATCCAAGGATCGCAACTACCACACCCTGTAA
- the cep57l1 gene encoding centrosomal protein CEP57L1 isoform X1: MDHFRDQSLNLDSPSKQSYVGSYYQPPEKLSRPLYMNTATHPQERKSSGVQDISPQLYQTVPDAGSRAVIAALKTLQEKMRRLELERVQAEGNVQHFSKTVRHQVDASAQREPDHSTQENHSTQRKELVSKLHSAETRCSLLEKQLDYMRKMVECAERERINHTDRQESVCRESTHTDPQMQTQLNKLERLEKEYLKLTSTQSIAERKIELLEQKLLEEQHERKLVQEKAEELQREFENNLLSLSAVTQPKGKKKKKEKASCKKPSSVKVEAPPTPKAKRLPFVAGTSTSPSHSVNANVQSVLHLMKHRNPRLCERVSALQKSVSENQQVQRRPPSSPSKATSTLGSLSDLLLALQDELGQMSFEHQELVKQIDETSKRELRDDLERELDCLVKRMEEKAAQISKLRKHQQTVQKLSQPSCSPRQKQQKHRRAASVEGKTRAQSGVQPLPPSPVKASASTGQKESSQESLRLLRETQKLCSSLRRQHIAWET, encoded by the exons ATGGATCACTTCAGAGATCAG AGTCTAAATCTGGACTCTCCATCTAAACAGAGTTATGTTGGCAGTTATTACCAACCTCCAGAGAAGCTGTCAAGACCCCTGTACATGAACACAGCCACACATCCACAGGAAAGAAAGAGCTCAGGTGTGCAGGACATCAGCCCACAGCTTTATCAAACAGTACCTGATGCTGGAAGCAGAG CAGTGATAGCAGCCCTGAAAACACTGCAGGAGAAGATGCGGCGCTTGGAGCTGGAGAGAGTTCAGGCAGAGGGGAACGTCCAGCATTTCTCTAAGACTGTTCGACATCAGGTGGACGCTTCTGCACAGAGAGAACCGGATCACAGCACACAAGAGAATCATTCTACACAGAGGAAAG AGCTGGTTTCCAAGCTTCATTCCGCGGAAACACGCTGCTCTCTGCTGGAAAAACAGCTTGACTACATGAGGAAAATGGTGGAgtgtgcagagagagagagaatcaatcacacagacagacag GAGTCTGTGTGTAGGGAAAGCACACATACAGACCCACAAATGCAGACACAGCTCAACAAATTGGAAAGACTGGAAAAGGAGTATTTAAAACTCACCAGTACACAGTCTATAGCTGAG AGGAAGATTGAGCTCTTAGAACAGAAACTTTTAGAGGAGCAACATGAACGCAAACTTGTGCAGGAGAAAGCAGAggag TTGCAGCGAGAGTTTGAAAACAATCTCCTCTCCCTTTCTGCTGTGACTCAACCTAAAGgcaagaaaaagaagaaagaaaaggcCTCTtgcaag AAACCCTCCTCGGTGAAGGTGGAGGCGCCTCCCACTCCAAAGGCTAAACGCCTCCCGTTTGTAGCTGGAACG tcgaCCAGTCCCAGTCACTCAGTCAATGCCAATGTTCAGAGTGTTTTGCACCTGATGAAGCACAGAAACCCACGGCTGTGTGAGCGAGTCAGCGCACTGCAGAAGTCAGTTTCTGAGAACCAGCAGGTCCAGCGCAGACCTCCATCCTCCCCCAGCAAAGCAACGTCCACACTGGGCAGCCTTTCTGATCTTCTGCTCGCCCTTCAGGATGAACTGGGACAGATGAGCTT TGAACACCAGGAGCTGGTCAAGCAGATAGACGAGACCTCTAAACGAGAGCTTCGTGACGATCTGGAGCGAGAGCTGGACTGTTTGGTCAAGAGAATGGAGGAGAAAGCAGCTCAAATCTCAAAACTGCGAAAGCATCAGCAAACA GTTCAGAAACTTTCCCAGCCATCCTGTAGCCCCAGGCAAAAGCAGCAGAAGCATCGTAGGGCTGCCAGTGTAGAGGGCAAAACCAGGGCACAGAGTGGGGTACAACCACTGCCACCATCCCCTGTCAAAGCCTCGGCCAGCACGGGACAGAAAGAGAGCAGTCAAGAGTCCCTGAGGCTCCTCAGAGAGACACAGAAACTGTGCTCTAGCCTCCGCAGACAGCACATTGCATGGGAGACATAG
- the cep57l1 gene encoding centrosomal protein CEP57L1 isoform X2, producing the protein MDHFRDQSLNLDSPSKQSYVGSYYQPPEKLSRPLYMNTATHPQERKSSGVQDISPQLYQTVPDAGSRVIAALKTLQEKMRRLELERVQAEGNVQHFSKTVRHQVDASAQREPDHSTQENHSTQRKELVSKLHSAETRCSLLEKQLDYMRKMVECAERERINHTDRQESVCRESTHTDPQMQTQLNKLERLEKEYLKLTSTQSIAERKIELLEQKLLEEQHERKLVQEKAEELQREFENNLLSLSAVTQPKGKKKKKEKASCKKPSSVKVEAPPTPKAKRLPFVAGTSTSPSHSVNANVQSVLHLMKHRNPRLCERVSALQKSVSENQQVQRRPPSSPSKATSTLGSLSDLLLALQDELGQMSFEHQELVKQIDETSKRELRDDLERELDCLVKRMEEKAAQISKLRKHQQTVQKLSQPSCSPRQKQQKHRRAASVEGKTRAQSGVQPLPPSPVKASASTGQKESSQESLRLLRETQKLCSSLRRQHIAWET; encoded by the exons ATGGATCACTTCAGAGATCAG AGTCTAAATCTGGACTCTCCATCTAAACAGAGTTATGTTGGCAGTTATTACCAACCTCCAGAGAAGCTGTCAAGACCCCTGTACATGAACACAGCCACACATCCACAGGAAAGAAAGAGCTCAGGTGTGCAGGACATCAGCCCACAGCTTTATCAAACAGTACCTGATGCTGGAAGCAGAG TGATAGCAGCCCTGAAAACACTGCAGGAGAAGATGCGGCGCTTGGAGCTGGAGAGAGTTCAGGCAGAGGGGAACGTCCAGCATTTCTCTAAGACTGTTCGACATCAGGTGGACGCTTCTGCACAGAGAGAACCGGATCACAGCACACAAGAGAATCATTCTACACAGAGGAAAG AGCTGGTTTCCAAGCTTCATTCCGCGGAAACACGCTGCTCTCTGCTGGAAAAACAGCTTGACTACATGAGGAAAATGGTGGAgtgtgcagagagagagagaatcaatcacacagacagacag GAGTCTGTGTGTAGGGAAAGCACACATACAGACCCACAAATGCAGACACAGCTCAACAAATTGGAAAGACTGGAAAAGGAGTATTTAAAACTCACCAGTACACAGTCTATAGCTGAG AGGAAGATTGAGCTCTTAGAACAGAAACTTTTAGAGGAGCAACATGAACGCAAACTTGTGCAGGAGAAAGCAGAggag TTGCAGCGAGAGTTTGAAAACAATCTCCTCTCCCTTTCTGCTGTGACTCAACCTAAAGgcaagaaaaagaagaaagaaaaggcCTCTtgcaag AAACCCTCCTCGGTGAAGGTGGAGGCGCCTCCCACTCCAAAGGCTAAACGCCTCCCGTTTGTAGCTGGAACG tcgaCCAGTCCCAGTCACTCAGTCAATGCCAATGTTCAGAGTGTTTTGCACCTGATGAAGCACAGAAACCCACGGCTGTGTGAGCGAGTCAGCGCACTGCAGAAGTCAGTTTCTGAGAACCAGCAGGTCCAGCGCAGACCTCCATCCTCCCCCAGCAAAGCAACGTCCACACTGGGCAGCCTTTCTGATCTTCTGCTCGCCCTTCAGGATGAACTGGGACAGATGAGCTT TGAACACCAGGAGCTGGTCAAGCAGATAGACGAGACCTCTAAACGAGAGCTTCGTGACGATCTGGAGCGAGAGCTGGACTGTTTGGTCAAGAGAATGGAGGAGAAAGCAGCTCAAATCTCAAAACTGCGAAAGCATCAGCAAACA GTTCAGAAACTTTCCCAGCCATCCTGTAGCCCCAGGCAAAAGCAGCAGAAGCATCGTAGGGCTGCCAGTGTAGAGGGCAAAACCAGGGCACAGAGTGGGGTACAACCACTGCCACCATCCCCTGTCAAAGCCTCGGCCAGCACGGGACAGAAAGAGAGCAGTCAAGAGTCCCTGAGGCTCCTCAGAGAGACACAGAAACTGTGCTCTAGCCTCCGCAGACAGCACATTGCATGGGAGACATAG
- the cep57l1 gene encoding centrosomal protein CEP57L1 isoform X3 — MDHFRDQSYVGSYYQPPEKLSRPLYMNTATHPQERKSSGVQDISPQLYQTVPDAGSRAVIAALKTLQEKMRRLELERVQAEGNVQHFSKTVRHQVDASAQREPDHSTQENHSTQRKELVSKLHSAETRCSLLEKQLDYMRKMVECAERERINHTDRQESVCRESTHTDPQMQTQLNKLERLEKEYLKLTSTQSIAERKIELLEQKLLEEQHERKLVQEKAEELQREFENNLLSLSAVTQPKGKKKKKEKASCKKPSSVKVEAPPTPKAKRLPFVAGTSTSPSHSVNANVQSVLHLMKHRNPRLCERVSALQKSVSENQQVQRRPPSSPSKATSTLGSLSDLLLALQDELGQMSFEHQELVKQIDETSKRELRDDLERELDCLVKRMEEKAAQISKLRKHQQTVQKLSQPSCSPRQKQQKHRRAASVEGKTRAQSGVQPLPPSPVKASASTGQKESSQESLRLLRETQKLCSSLRRQHIAWET, encoded by the exons ATGGATCACTTCAGAGATCAG AGTTATGTTGGCAGTTATTACCAACCTCCAGAGAAGCTGTCAAGACCCCTGTACATGAACACAGCCACACATCCACAGGAAAGAAAGAGCTCAGGTGTGCAGGACATCAGCCCACAGCTTTATCAAACAGTACCTGATGCTGGAAGCAGAG CAGTGATAGCAGCCCTGAAAACACTGCAGGAGAAGATGCGGCGCTTGGAGCTGGAGAGAGTTCAGGCAGAGGGGAACGTCCAGCATTTCTCTAAGACTGTTCGACATCAGGTGGACGCTTCTGCACAGAGAGAACCGGATCACAGCACACAAGAGAATCATTCTACACAGAGGAAAG AGCTGGTTTCCAAGCTTCATTCCGCGGAAACACGCTGCTCTCTGCTGGAAAAACAGCTTGACTACATGAGGAAAATGGTGGAgtgtgcagagagagagagaatcaatcacacagacagacag GAGTCTGTGTGTAGGGAAAGCACACATACAGACCCACAAATGCAGACACAGCTCAACAAATTGGAAAGACTGGAAAAGGAGTATTTAAAACTCACCAGTACACAGTCTATAGCTGAG AGGAAGATTGAGCTCTTAGAACAGAAACTTTTAGAGGAGCAACATGAACGCAAACTTGTGCAGGAGAAAGCAGAggag TTGCAGCGAGAGTTTGAAAACAATCTCCTCTCCCTTTCTGCTGTGACTCAACCTAAAGgcaagaaaaagaagaaagaaaaggcCTCTtgcaag AAACCCTCCTCGGTGAAGGTGGAGGCGCCTCCCACTCCAAAGGCTAAACGCCTCCCGTTTGTAGCTGGAACG tcgaCCAGTCCCAGTCACTCAGTCAATGCCAATGTTCAGAGTGTTTTGCACCTGATGAAGCACAGAAACCCACGGCTGTGTGAGCGAGTCAGCGCACTGCAGAAGTCAGTTTCTGAGAACCAGCAGGTCCAGCGCAGACCTCCATCCTCCCCCAGCAAAGCAACGTCCACACTGGGCAGCCTTTCTGATCTTCTGCTCGCCCTTCAGGATGAACTGGGACAGATGAGCTT TGAACACCAGGAGCTGGTCAAGCAGATAGACGAGACCTCTAAACGAGAGCTTCGTGACGATCTGGAGCGAGAGCTGGACTGTTTGGTCAAGAGAATGGAGGAGAAAGCAGCTCAAATCTCAAAACTGCGAAAGCATCAGCAAACA GTTCAGAAACTTTCCCAGCCATCCTGTAGCCCCAGGCAAAAGCAGCAGAAGCATCGTAGGGCTGCCAGTGTAGAGGGCAAAACCAGGGCACAGAGTGGGGTACAACCACTGCCACCATCCCCTGTCAAAGCCTCGGCCAGCACGGGACAGAAAGAGAGCAGTCAAGAGTCCCTGAGGCTCCTCAGAGAGACACAGAAACTGTGCTCTAGCCTCCGCAGACAGCACATTGCATGGGAGACATAG